A part of Aquaspirillum sp. LM1 genomic DNA contains:
- a CDS encoding AAA family ATPase, which yields MKTLHTLTIEGFKSIKHAELALGDLNVVIGANGAGKSNLIGVFRLLEQVLSRHLQIHVASEPDRLLHHGRKKTPTLTAKFQFAQCVYDFTLDAVQDSLVFAREGVLYVGSGNMGTAIAVGHKESQLDEMAQAKGISRAALPDVRHLAVHHFHDTSDSSPAKQGCYIDDNRFFRPDAANLPAYLYWLQEQHPTQFRHIEEHIRLAAPFFERFELAPSRLNPRKIKLEWRQTGSDAYFDAYSLSDGTLRFICLATLLLQPTPPALILLDEPELGLHPFAIRMLADMLEAASSCAQVLLATQSVTLLNHMAPQDVIVAENDGVQTDFRRLDEHALSSWLEAFSLGELWEKNLLGGRP from the coding sequence GGGTTTTAAATCCATCAAGCATGCCGAGCTGGCGCTGGGTGACCTGAATGTGGTGATTGGTGCCAATGGTGCCGGCAAATCCAACCTGATCGGCGTGTTTCGCCTGCTGGAACAGGTGCTGTCGCGTCATCTGCAAATCCATGTGGCCAGCGAGCCGGATCGTCTGCTGCACCATGGTCGCAAAAAAACCCCCACCCTGACGGCAAAATTTCAGTTTGCCCAATGTGTGTATGACTTCACCCTGGATGCCGTGCAGGACTCGCTGGTTTTTGCGCGAGAGGGCGTTCTGTACGTTGGCAGTGGCAATATGGGCACCGCTATCGCCGTTGGCCACAAGGAAAGCCAGTTGGATGAGATGGCGCAGGCCAAAGGCATATCACGCGCCGCCTTGCCCGATGTCCGCCATCTGGCGGTGCATCACTTTCACGATACCTCGGACAGCTCACCGGCCAAGCAAGGCTGCTACATCGACGACAATCGCTTTTTCCGCCCGGATGCGGCCAATCTGCCGGCCTATCTGTACTGGCTGCAAGAGCAACACCCCACCCAGTTTCGCCATATCGAAGAGCACATCCGGCTGGCCGCGCCGTTTTTTGAGCGCTTTGAATTGGCACCATCGCGGCTGAACCCGCGCAAAATCAAGCTGGAATGGCGGCAAACCGGCTCGGATGCCTATTTTGACGCCTATTCACTGTCGGATGGCACCTTGCGCTTTATCTGCCTGGCCACCCTACTGCTGCAACCCACGCCGCCGGCGCTGATCTTGCTGGATGAGCCCGAGCTTGGCTTGCACCCGTTCGCCATCCGCATGCTGGCCGACATGCTGGAAGCGGCATCCAGCTGCGCGCAGGTGTTGCTGGCCACCCAATCGGTCACCTTGCTCAACCACATGGCCCCCCAGGATGTGATTGTGGCCGAGAACGACGGTGTGCAAACCGACTTTCGCCGGCTGGACGAGCACGCCCTGTCAAGCTGGCTGGAGGCGTTCAGCCTGGGTGAACTGTGGGAAAAAAACCTGCTGGGCGGCCGGCCATGA
- a CDS encoding DUF4276 family protein, translating into MTRLLMLVEGQSEESFVKRTLAPHLAEYGVFVQVILLWTKRLPSGSGHRGGACTWAQIRSNLDKLRTDRHAWLTTLLDFYGLPDDVPGYQEAILPGDPRQRVQRLQDALGEAIRHPRFIPFLALHEFEAWAFANCQVLATHFGRADLQQQAAKIVAMAGEPERINHGPDTHPKARLRAMGVGYKETSDGPVLLGKIGIPAIRAACPHFADWLSQLENLPTRTKECPP; encoded by the coding sequence ATGACCCGGCTATTGATGCTGGTGGAAGGCCAGTCGGAAGAAAGCTTCGTCAAGCGTACCCTGGCTCCGCATCTGGCGGAATATGGTGTATTTGTGCAGGTTATCCTACTGTGGACCAAACGCCTGCCCAGCGGCAGCGGCCATCGCGGCGGCGCCTGCACATGGGCGCAAATCCGCAGCAATCTGGACAAACTGCGCACTGACCGCCACGCCTGGCTGACCACCTTGCTGGATTTTTACGGTCTGCCCGACGATGTGCCAGGTTATCAAGAGGCCATCTTGCCCGGCGATCCGCGCCAGCGCGTCCAGCGCCTGCAAGATGCCCTGGGCGAGGCCATCCGGCATCCGCGCTTTATCCCGTTTTTGGCCCTGCATGAATTTGAAGCCTGGGCGTTTGCTAACTGCCAGGTGCTGGCCACGCACTTTGGCCGCGCCGATCTGCAACAGCAAGCGGCCAAAATAGTTGCCATGGCCGGCGAGCCCGAGCGCATCAACCATGGCCCCGACACCCATCCCAAAGCGCGCCTGCGTGCGATGGGCGTGGGCTACAAAGAAACCTCGGACGGCCCGGTTTTATTGGGCAAAATCGGTATTCCCGCCATCCGTGCCGCCTGCCCACACTTTGCCGACTGGCTGAGCCAGCTGGAAAACCTCCCCACCCGCACGAAAGAATGCCCACCATGA